In Gopherus evgoodei ecotype Sinaloan lineage chromosome 7, rGopEvg1_v1.p, whole genome shotgun sequence, the sequence ACCTGCACGTACCTGGTCACACATGGGCTGGCCGTAGCGCAGTTTGGTGACAAAGTGCTCACAGTTCTCACTGGTGACGCTGTACTGCATCTTCTGGCCCACCAGAGACTCGGCCTCCATGAGGATCTTGCTGACAGGCAGCGGCGAGCACCTCCCATCATACTTGTTGTTGACTCGGTACCAGTCGCCACCAGCAATGTCCCGGAGACGCTCCTTCTTCACCATGGCTAGGTTGGTCAGCACGGACATGATGCTGGAGGCGCCAGCTCCTGCATACTCACCTGGGGGTGCCAATTGTCCATCTGAGCTAACCATCCAGATACCACAATCTATCTATCCCATCCGTACACCCTCTCTAGCCAGCCAATCTTCATACATTCCTctctatccacccatccatcACCCCCACCCGTCTACCCATTGTTATATGTTCCTATCTAACCACATCTGTTCATCTATACAG encodes:
- the LOC115654911 gene encoding phospholipase A and acyltransferase 2-like, which produces MPPLSEKPNPGDLIEISRFGYQHWALYVGNGYVIHLAPPSEYAGAGASSIMSVLTNLAMVKKERLRDIAGGDWYRVNNKYDGRCSPLPVSKILMEAESLVGQKMQYSVTSENCEHFVTKLRYGQPMCDQVRDATVAGAVGIVGAGVLVAVATFIGSLLSDNKQEDE